The following are from one region of the Erwinia billingiae Eb661 genome:
- a CDS encoding ABC transporter substrate-binding protein — protein sequence MRIKTLLLSAVTACSLGAFSLYAQAADTPLAMDAALHAQLPDKIRSSKTLNLVTDAHYPPCESFAEDNKTMVGFEPDLWNALGEVLGVTVKPVSIDFAGLIPGVKSGRFDVAMECISDSLEREKQVTFVNYAYATSEVYTLATETAIKSDPLTLCGLKVGLQTGTDFEHAINEIYSPNCSKNGKPDIQKVTLASADAVLLALYSGRVDFVLNDAASVDDIKKKAPKPIRTVSMPLMPKYYLGIVVAHENKQLADVLLKAMNVLIANGTYNKVMDKWDLGPMKLEKPGINLTSTTPL from the coding sequence ATGAGAATAAAAACACTGTTGTTAAGCGCCGTGACCGCCTGCTCCCTTGGCGCTTTTTCTTTGTATGCGCAGGCGGCCGACACGCCGCTGGCGATGGATGCTGCACTGCATGCGCAGCTGCCCGACAAGATCCGCAGCAGTAAAACCCTCAATCTGGTTACCGACGCGCACTATCCTCCCTGCGAATCCTTCGCGGAAGACAATAAAACCATGGTCGGATTTGAACCTGACCTGTGGAACGCGCTGGGTGAGGTGTTGGGCGTGACGGTGAAGCCGGTCTCAATCGACTTTGCCGGCCTGATCCCCGGCGTGAAAAGTGGCCGGTTTGATGTGGCGATGGAGTGTATTTCCGACAGTCTGGAGCGTGAAAAACAGGTGACTTTTGTTAACTACGCCTATGCCACCAGCGAGGTCTACACCCTGGCAACTGAGACAGCCATTAAATCGGATCCTCTGACGCTCTGTGGCCTCAAAGTCGGCTTGCAGACCGGTACTGATTTCGAACATGCCATTAACGAAATTTACTCCCCGAACTGCAGCAAAAATGGCAAGCCTGACATTCAAAAAGTGACGCTGGCGTCGGCGGATGCGGTGCTGCTGGCACTCTATTCTGGCCGGGTCGATTTCGTCCTGAATGATGCGGCGTCCGTCGATGACATTAAGAAGAAGGCACCGAAGCCGATCCGCACGGTTTCCATGCCGCTGATGCCGAAATACTACCTGGGCATTGTTGTCGCGCATGAAAACAAACAGCTGGCTGACGTGCTTCTGAAGGCAATGAACGTGCTGATTGCCAATGGCACCTACAACAAGGTGATGGACAAATGGGATCTCGGTCCGATGAAACTGGAAAAACCGGGGATTAACCTCACCAGCACGACGCCGCTGTAA
- a CDS encoding amino acid ABC transporter ATP-binding protein: MTAQVAVVEALQVRKSFSGVEILKGVDLTIEKGDVVCLIGPSGSGKSTFLRCINHLEKIDGGALYVEGEMVGYRRQGDRLYELKESEVARKRRQIGMVFQRFNLFGHMTALENVMEAPITVKKIPRAQAQKEAEALLDRVGLSHRYHAYPSALSGGQQQRVAIARALAMKPGLMLFDEPTSALDPELVGEVLDVMRVLAQEGMTMVIVTHEMSFAREVASKVAFMDNGAIVETGAPQAIFSAPVHPRTRDFLTRIL; this comes from the coding sequence ATGACAGCGCAAGTGGCAGTGGTAGAGGCACTCCAGGTCAGAAAATCCTTTAGCGGCGTCGAGATCCTGAAAGGGGTCGATCTGACCATTGAGAAAGGCGACGTGGTCTGCCTGATTGGGCCATCCGGTTCCGGTAAATCGACCTTTTTACGCTGCATCAACCATCTGGAAAAAATTGATGGTGGCGCGCTGTACGTCGAAGGCGAGATGGTCGGCTACCGGCGGCAGGGCGATCGGCTGTACGAGTTAAAAGAGTCAGAAGTGGCGCGCAAGCGTCGTCAAATCGGCATGGTTTTCCAGCGCTTCAACCTGTTCGGCCATATGACCGCGCTGGAGAACGTGATGGAAGCGCCGATCACCGTCAAAAAAATCCCGCGCGCGCAGGCACAAAAAGAAGCCGAAGCGCTGCTCGATCGGGTTGGGCTCAGCCACCGCTATCATGCTTATCCATCGGCGCTATCGGGCGGCCAGCAGCAACGGGTGGCGATTGCCCGCGCGCTGGCAATGAAACCCGGCCTGATGCTGTTCGACGAGCCGACGTCCGCACTGGATCCCGAACTGGTGGGCGAAGTGCTGGACGTGATGCGCGTGCTGGCGCAGGAGGGCATGACCATGGTGATCGTCACCCACGAAATGTCATTTGCCCGTGAAGTGGCGTCAAAAGTGGCGTTTATGGACAACGGCGCGATCGTCGAAACCGGTGCGCCGCAGGCGATATTTAGCGCGCCGGTTCATCCGCGAACGCGGGATTTTCTCACGCGAATTTTGTAA
- a CDS encoding SDR family NAD(P)-dependent oxidoreductase: protein MHGLAGKTALVTGGSKGVGLAIAQALARNGVNIALLIRADSAAAETAVASLRELGVKAGYWLADMTVRAEVVSVLEAMRDALGNIQLLVNNAGSTAPAPLLSLTDRQWQQVVSANLTGTFVVSTEVVRRMAGGGVVINIAGASAHRCYPGAGAYGPSKAAVVNLTQQMALEWAPSGIRVCGVSPGPIRPAGTGWQQHEPELAEEVSRLPLKRAGTPEEIAQTVCFLASDAASYITGQMLLVDGGGASTWYMTQTASGGTP, encoded by the coding sequence ATGCACGGCTTAGCGGGAAAAACGGCGCTGGTGACCGGCGGCTCGAAGGGCGTGGGCCTGGCGATTGCGCAGGCGCTGGCACGGAATGGCGTCAATATTGCATTACTGATCCGCGCGGACAGCGCAGCGGCAGAAACTGCGGTGGCTTCACTGCGGGAGCTGGGCGTGAAGGCCGGTTACTGGTTGGCGGATATGACGGTGCGGGCGGAGGTGGTGTCCGTGCTGGAAGCGATGCGCGACGCGTTGGGTAACATTCAGCTGCTGGTCAACAATGCGGGCAGCACCGCGCCGGCACCGTTGCTTTCCCTGACCGATCGGCAATGGCAGCAGGTGGTCAGCGCCAATCTTACCGGCACCTTTGTGGTGTCCACCGAGGTGGTGCGTCGAATGGCCGGCGGCGGCGTGGTGATCAATATCGCCGGGGCGTCGGCCCACCGCTGTTATCCGGGAGCCGGTGCGTATGGGCCTTCCAAGGCGGCGGTGGTCAATCTCACCCAGCAAATGGCGCTTGAATGGGCGCCGTCCGGGATCCGCGTGTGCGGCGTCAGTCCGGGGCCGATTCGCCCGGCAGGAACCGGCTGGCAGCAGCACGAACCTGAACTGGCTGAAGAGGTCAGCCGCCTGCCGCTCAAACGTGCCGGCACGCCGGAAGAGATTGCGCAAACCGTCTGCTTTCTGGCGTCCGATGCTGCCAGCTATATCACCGGGCAGATGCTGCTGGTGGATGGCGGCGGTGCCAGCACCTGGTATATGACTCAGACAGCGTCAGGAGGAACACCATGA
- a CDS encoding LLM class flavin-dependent oxidoreductase encodes MSFKDNARGLQGVIQDTREMIQLAEAIGFDTAWFAEHHFTNYSISVSPLMMAAHMAGYTQRIKLGTAVIVLPLYHPMRIAQEIALVDRLTDGRLVLGIGSGYQAWEFDRYGLDVDARTDRLLANWQMVSDALTTGHTQSADRHGAPLVTDFLLDTLQKPLPPLYITSTNPSVLKAFQPWQATPFMTAGYRGTHKLRQTVRDARAGWQAAGLNGDMPVAIQQYIHVTDSRSEAREAADRAMFVARMIVALQGDTQVSAEAFIDAPPFVGEPTLDQVCDNLMFGDAETVAERILSEVREIRPSHYNCFFQFGDMPLARARRSLELFGERVIPLLEAELGRITVDFNPALSGHQGGVYAN; translated from the coding sequence ATGTCTTTTAAGGATAACGCCCGAGGTCTGCAAGGGGTTATTCAGGACACGCGCGAAATGATTCAGCTGGCAGAAGCCATCGGTTTTGACACCGCCTGGTTTGCTGAACACCATTTCACCAATTACTCGATCAGCGTGTCGCCACTGATGATGGCGGCACATATGGCGGGATACACCCAACGCATCAAACTGGGGACGGCGGTGATCGTACTGCCGCTCTACCACCCGATGCGCATTGCGCAGGAGATCGCGCTGGTGGATCGGCTGACCGACGGTCGGCTGGTGCTGGGCATTGGCAGCGGCTATCAGGCATGGGAATTCGATCGTTACGGTCTGGATGTGGACGCGCGAACCGATCGGCTGCTGGCGAACTGGCAAATGGTCAGCGATGCCCTGACCACGGGACACACCCAGTCAGCCGATCGCCACGGTGCGCCGCTGGTGACCGATTTTCTGCTGGATACGCTGCAAAAGCCGCTGCCGCCGCTGTACATCACCTCGACCAATCCGTCGGTGCTGAAGGCTTTCCAGCCGTGGCAGGCAACGCCGTTTATGACCGCCGGTTATCGCGGTACGCACAAGCTAAGGCAGACGGTGCGCGATGCCCGAGCCGGCTGGCAGGCGGCGGGTCTCAACGGCGATATGCCGGTGGCGATCCAGCAATACATCCACGTGACCGACAGCCGCAGCGAAGCGCGTGAAGCTGCAGACCGTGCGATGTTCGTCGCCAGGATGATCGTCGCGCTACAGGGTGACACCCAGGTCAGCGCGGAAGCGTTTATCGACGCGCCGCCGTTCGTCGGGGAGCCGACGCTGGACCAGGTATGTGACAACCTGATGTTTGGCGATGCGGAAACGGTGGCCGAACGCATTCTCAGCGAAGTGCGTGAAATCCGTCCCAGCCACTACAACTGCTTTTTCCAGTTTGGTGATATGCCGCTAGCCCGGGCACGCCGTTCGCTTGAGCTGTTTGGCGAACGGGTGATCCCGCTGCTGGAGGCGGAGTTAGGCCGCATTACCGTCGATTTTAATCCTGCACTGTCAGGCCATCAGGGGGGAGTTTATGCAAACTGA
- a CDS encoding FAD-dependent oxidoreductase — translation MSVNYADETRHCDVLVVGSGGAALSAALRAASAGLSVIVAEKSAWLGGTTAMSGGATWVPANHHAKAAGLADSPEEALRYLTASAPEGWAATESELWQAFAESAGEMLQFIERQTPLRFALTPEADPLHHLPGAKAQGRMVAPLPLRASTLRGRRWAIRPSPLPQLFTYHETIGLDIWHHPLRESLRMAPKLAWRALTRTRTKGAALIGGLLEGCRRLGCQVETQARVETLVTSDAGRVTGALINQEGRLLQILTTRGVVLACGGFEWDAQRRNLHFPGNTDFIASPRSNSGDGHRMAEAIGAQLAHMDQATIGGGIPSRYLGESYGLSVFFQYEPDAILVNKRGQRFVNEFTFNLGEALDARQPDGSPEQLPVWMIADGGLLRRSPLLRYYAWRSRGWLRKAPTLTALAAQIAIPAEALTASVTRFNGFCLGGEDGDFQRHLSSAHGKSDKRLRGGLLPIERAPFLAIPFNRTFLATKGGPRTDRYGRVMHKNGSVIPGLFCAGVAMANPIGTRAVGAGTTLGPNLTWGYICGRTLAEGVPENAQTEALPCTA, via the coding sequence ATGTCGGTCAATTACGCTGACGAAACCCGGCACTGTGATGTGCTGGTGGTCGGGTCAGGAGGGGCAGCACTGAGTGCTGCCCTGCGGGCCGCTTCAGCCGGACTGTCGGTGATCGTGGCCGAAAAATCGGCCTGGCTGGGCGGCACCACCGCCATGTCGGGCGGAGCCACCTGGGTACCGGCGAATCATCATGCCAAAGCCGCCGGACTGGCTGACTCGCCCGAAGAAGCACTGCGTTATCTCACCGCCAGCGCGCCGGAAGGCTGGGCAGCAACGGAATCCGAACTCTGGCAGGCGTTTGCCGAAAGCGCAGGGGAGATGCTGCAGTTTATTGAGCGTCAGACGCCGTTACGATTTGCCCTGACCCCGGAGGCCGACCCGCTGCATCACCTGCCGGGTGCGAAAGCGCAGGGACGGATGGTCGCGCCTCTGCCGTTACGTGCCTCAACGCTGCGGGGCCGACGATGGGCGATTCGGCCTTCGCCACTGCCGCAGCTGTTTACCTACCACGAAACCATCGGGCTCGATATCTGGCATCACCCGCTGCGCGAAAGCCTGCGGATGGCGCCAAAACTGGCCTGGCGGGCGTTAACCCGTACGCGAACCAAGGGCGCAGCATTGATCGGCGGCCTGCTCGAAGGCTGTCGGCGTCTGGGCTGCCAGGTGGAAACGCAGGCCCGGGTGGAAACGCTGGTGACCAGCGACGCGGGTCGCGTGACCGGCGCGTTGATCAATCAGGAAGGCAGATTATTGCAGATCCTCACCACGCGCGGTGTGGTGCTGGCCTGCGGCGGTTTTGAGTGGGACGCGCAACGCCGGAACCTGCACTTCCCAGGCAATACCGATTTTATCGCCAGCCCGCGCAGTAACAGCGGTGATGGTCATCGCATGGCGGAAGCGATTGGCGCGCAGCTGGCACATATGGATCAGGCGACGATCGGCGGCGGCATCCCCAGCCGCTATCTGGGGGAGTCGTATGGCCTGTCGGTGTTTTTTCAATACGAGCCGGATGCCATCCTGGTCAATAAGCGGGGCCAGCGTTTCGTCAATGAATTCACCTTTAACCTGGGAGAAGCGCTGGATGCCCGCCAGCCGGATGGCAGCCCGGAGCAGCTGCCGGTGTGGATGATTGCCGATGGCGGTTTGTTGCGCCGTTCGCCGCTGCTGCGCTATTACGCATGGCGTTCCCGCGGTTGGCTGCGCAAGGCACCGACGCTGACCGCGCTGGCGGCGCAGATAGCGATACCGGCAGAGGCTTTAACCGCCAGCGTGACCCGCTTTAATGGCTTTTGTCTGGGGGGCGAAGACGGTGATTTTCAGCGTCATCTTTCGTCTGCACACGGCAAAAGCGATAAGCGACTACGCGGCGGATTACTGCCAATTGAACGCGCGCCGTTCCTGGCCATCCCGTTTAACCGCACCTTTCTGGCCACCAAAGGCGGTCCGCGCACCGACCGCTATGGCCGGGTAATGCATAAAAACGGCAGCGTCATTCCGGGGCTGTTTTGCGCCGGCGTGGCGATGGCCAATCCGATCGGCACGCGTGCGGTGGGTGCGGGCACCACCCTTGGGCCAAATCTGACCTGGGGCTACATCTGCGGGCGGACGCTGGCGGAAGGCGTCCCGGAAAATGCACAAACGGAGGCACTGCCATGCACGGCTTAG
- a CDS encoding aromatic ring-hydroxylating oxygenase subunit alpha, protein MQTETKIDCRYDDGEAIARQILAQQSDNAARAETLPAEAYNSDAFFRIEAQKVLREDWLFVGHVAQLPNENDYFTLDVIGEPLLVVRNAQGIRVMSNVCLHRWVPIASGSGNSRVFVCPFHNWSYNTEGKLTGAPSMQQAEGFDRHDCQLPQIRHEIVAGMIFITFSATLAPLSDRLGPLVPVLEKYHLADLHCAFTLDYDCPFNWKMAVETFIECYHHAGVHRTTLEDSFPGRLTWIGEDTPGWTVCHQPLRKNGDISEIMTAGLEPFGGLEGDDLRRSDLLLLYPTCLMSLNPDRVTINVILPVSKSMSVWHRVVLVSKPAAARSDFADTVERMRAGVMTIVAEDLEINAEQQRGSRSQLARPGRLSHLETSVWHLANYLKRKLTA, encoded by the coding sequence ATGCAAACTGAAACGAAAATAGACTGTCGTTATGACGACGGCGAAGCGATTGCCCGGCAGATCCTGGCGCAACAAAGCGACAATGCGGCGAGGGCCGAAACCCTGCCGGCGGAAGCCTACAACAGTGACGCGTTCTTCCGTATTGAAGCGCAGAAGGTACTGCGGGAGGACTGGCTGTTTGTCGGCCATGTGGCGCAGCTGCCCAATGAGAACGACTACTTTACGCTGGATGTGATCGGCGAGCCGCTGCTGGTGGTGCGCAATGCACAGGGCATCCGCGTGATGTCCAACGTCTGCCTGCACCGCTGGGTGCCGATCGCCAGCGGCAGCGGCAATTCGCGGGTCTTCGTTTGTCCGTTCCACAACTGGAGCTATAACACCGAAGGCAAACTGACCGGCGCACCGTCGATGCAGCAGGCAGAAGGTTTCGATCGCCATGACTGCCAGCTGCCGCAAATCCGCCATGAGATCGTCGCCGGCATGATCTTTATTACCTTCTCGGCAACCCTGGCACCGTTAAGCGATCGTCTGGGGCCGCTGGTGCCGGTGCTGGAAAAATACCACCTTGCGGATCTGCACTGCGCTTTCACCCTCGATTACGACTGTCCGTTCAACTGGAAGATGGCAGTGGAAACCTTCATTGAGTGTTATCACCACGCCGGCGTACACCGTACCACGCTGGAAGACAGCTTCCCGGGTCGCCTGACCTGGATAGGTGAAGACACGCCGGGCTGGACCGTTTGCCATCAGCCGCTGCGCAAAAACGGCGATATCAGTGAAATCATGACCGCCGGGCTGGAGCCCTTCGGCGGGCTGGAAGGCGATGATTTACGGCGCAGCGATCTGCTGCTGCTGTATCCCACCTGCCTGATGTCGCTGAATCCTGACCGGGTGACCATCAACGTCATTCTGCCGGTCAGCAAATCGATGTCGGTCTGGCATCGCGTGGTGCTGGTGTCGAAACCGGCGGCCGCGCGCAGCGACTTTGCGGATACCGTCGAACGGATGCGCGCGGGAGTGATGACCATTGTCGCCGAAGATCTGGAAATCAACGCCGAACAGCAGCGCGGCAGCCGCTCGCAGCTGGCCCGGCCTGGACGGCTCAGCCATCTGGAAACGTCCGTCTGGCATCTCGCCAACTATCTGAAACGCAAACTGACCGCCTGA
- a CDS encoding aldo/keto reductase produces the protein MRTLKLGHSGLEVSALSLGCVTYAPPAASGYSWTFDEEQSRTFIRKALELGINFFDTANIYAKGASEEVLGRALKDFANRDEVVITSKLYNPMRKGANSKGLSRKAIFAECDHSLRRLGTDYIDLYQIHRWDYDTPLEETLEALHDLVKAGKVRYLGASSMYAWQFSKALQVQKYHGWSRFIAMQNHLNLLYREEEREMLDLCASEGVGVTPWSPLARGRLTRPVEAQQNSERGGKDSYAEFLYRATEEADRRVIQAVTAVATARGVSQAQIALAWLFTRKAVASPVIGATKFLHLEEAVAASELTLTAEEIGQLEAPYVPHPIVEHS, from the coding sequence ATGAGAACCCTGAAGCTGGGCCATTCCGGCCTGGAAGTGTCTGCCCTCAGTCTGGGCTGTGTCACCTACGCGCCGCCAGCGGCCAGCGGCTACAGCTGGACGTTTGACGAAGAGCAAAGCCGCACCTTTATCCGTAAAGCGCTGGAGCTGGGGATCAACTTTTTCGACACGGCGAATATCTACGCCAAAGGGGCCAGTGAAGAGGTGTTGGGCCGGGCGCTGAAAGATTTCGCTAACCGCGATGAGGTGGTGATTACCAGCAAACTCTATAACCCGATGCGTAAGGGGGCCAACAGCAAGGGCCTGTCCCGCAAGGCGATTTTCGCCGAGTGCGACCACAGCCTGCGCCGTCTCGGCACCGATTATATCGACCTGTATCAAATTCACCGCTGGGATTACGACACCCCGCTGGAGGAGACGCTTGAGGCGCTGCACGACCTGGTGAAGGCCGGCAAGGTGCGCTATCTCGGCGCGTCTTCGATGTATGCCTGGCAGTTCAGCAAGGCGTTGCAGGTGCAGAAGTATCACGGCTGGTCGCGCTTTATTGCCATGCAGAATCACCTCAACCTGCTGTACCGCGAAGAAGAGCGCGAAATGCTCGACCTGTGCGCCAGCGAAGGGGTGGGCGTCACGCCGTGGAGTCCGCTGGCGCGCGGCAGGTTAACCCGACCGGTTGAGGCGCAGCAAAACAGCGAGCGCGGCGGCAAAGATTCTTATGCGGAATTTCTCTACCGGGCAACCGAAGAGGCGGACCGTCGGGTGATTCAGGCGGTGACGGCGGTGGCGACAGCGCGCGGCGTGTCGCAGGCGCAGATTGCGTTAGCCTGGCTGTTCACACGCAAAGCCGTGGCCTCGCCGGTGATCGGCGCGACGAAATTTCTCCACCTTGAAGAGGCGGTCGCCGCCAGTGAATTGACCCTTACTGCGGAGGAGATCGGCCAGCTTGAAGCGCCGTATGTCCCGCACCCGATCGTTGAACACAGTTGA
- a CDS encoding amino acid ABC transporter permease, giving the protein MRNEKRIAMTENHQALNDTRLRASKENPYPHDQLKVVPSRYVGRWISAVVIVVLIALVAESMITNPNFGWATVGKYLFSPTILSGLVTTSWLTLVIMLLAIVLGVVIAVMRLSTNPLLSGFSGGWIWFFRGTPVLVQLIFWYNLAALYPTVNIGIPGVFSLWQGSMNDLITPWTAAILGLGLNESAYMAEIIRAGISSVDDGQQEAARALGMTKNQYLKRVILPQAVPFIIPPTGNQIIGMLKTTSLVSVISLSDLLYSAQAIYSRTYENIPLLIVACIWYLVATTLLSAAQTRIEKHYSKGRVR; this is encoded by the coding sequence ATGCGTAACGAAAAGAGAATTGCGATGACAGAGAACCACCAGGCGCTTAACGACACCCGACTGCGGGCCAGTAAAGAGAATCCTTACCCGCATGACCAACTGAAGGTGGTGCCTTCGCGCTATGTCGGCCGCTGGATATCGGCAGTGGTGATTGTGGTGCTGATTGCGCTGGTCGCCGAGTCGATGATAACCAACCCCAACTTTGGCTGGGCGACGGTGGGGAAATACCTGTTCTCGCCGACCATCCTCAGTGGACTGGTTACCACCAGCTGGTTAACGCTGGTCATTATGCTGCTGGCGATTGTGCTGGGCGTCGTCATCGCGGTGATGCGGCTGTCGACTAACCCGTTGCTGTCTGGCTTTAGCGGCGGCTGGATTTGGTTCTTCCGCGGCACGCCGGTGCTGGTACAGCTGATCTTCTGGTACAACCTGGCGGCGCTCTATCCGACGGTAAATATCGGCATTCCCGGCGTGTTTTCCCTGTGGCAGGGCAGCATGAACGACCTGATCACCCCATGGACGGCGGCAATCCTCGGCCTGGGGCTGAACGAGTCGGCCTATATGGCGGAAATTATTCGCGCGGGGATCTCCTCGGTCGATGACGGTCAGCAGGAAGCCGCTCGCGCGTTGGGCATGACCAAAAACCAGTATTTAAAACGGGTGATCTTACCGCAGGCGGTGCCGTTTATTATTCCGCCGACCGGCAACCAGATTATCGGCATGCTCAAGACCACCTCGCTGGTCAGCGTGATCTCACTCTCCGACCTGCTCTATTCGGCGCAGGCCATTTATTCACGAACGTACGAAAATATTCCGCTGCTGATTGTGGCGTGCATCTGGTACCTGGTCGCGACAACGCTGCTCAGCGCTGCGCAGACCCGCATAGAAAAACATTACAGCAAAGGTCGGGTGAGGTAA